In a single window of the Anaerocolumna cellulosilytica genome:
- a CDS encoding alginate O-acetyltransferase AlgX-related protein encodes MSNEKIKKVYGIFSIIIFLMIIVAPLVFINKNADKISIVENKKLASFPRIYNSDGKLNYTFLTEFESFIDDNIGFKEDVVIGDIALNYKIFKKLKVPNFIIGKEENLFYTSGGADIITIQGKNLFSDSKLEELSQGFTYMKEYFESKGADFYIMTIPNKEEVYPEFYPDSIKNIVSKTRLDYLSEYILKSTDVNIFNVKQELINNKNGEMLYYKNYDCTHWNMNGAFVGYTEIIKQLSKKYSNLKCYEKEDFVIETLKSKGAISHLSEFNILNKAMAFDDEIFSYHLKKGYQAQQSAEMPEGVEIDVNDKYFHYTNTNIENEQSILIIGDSYIYSFILPLLAEHFSELYFVNYTSAQELMNLQNIVHADIVLYEFVDRAFNADISKNLNYFKDNRVEKTDIKELSIVEDTPVLNIDSPLAENGVLWIDANQMKQSIIGWAIDSKAEALASDVYMKVGESYYRVNFFERPDLTSIKQEYLMAGFSLDIPTNEIIKAGKVQFIIISNDGVYQYQPVEFIISSN; translated from the coding sequence ATGTCTAATGAAAAAATAAAAAAAGTATATGGTATTTTTTCAATTATAATATTTTTAATGATTATAGTTGCTCCTCTTGTCTTTATCAATAAGAATGCAGATAAGATATCAATTGTTGAGAATAAAAAATTAGCTTCTTTCCCCCGAATTTATAATAGCGATGGTAAATTGAATTATACATTTCTTACAGAGTTTGAGTCATTTATTGACGATAATATTGGCTTTAAAGAAGATGTTGTTATAGGCGATATAGCATTAAACTATAAAATTTTTAAAAAATTAAAAGTACCAAATTTTATTATAGGTAAAGAAGAAAATTTATTTTATACAAGTGGTGGTGCGGATATTATAACGATACAAGGAAAAAATCTATTTTCAGATTCAAAATTAGAGGAATTGAGTCAAGGATTTACATATATGAAAGAATATTTCGAAAGTAAAGGGGCTGATTTCTATATTATGACCATTCCAAATAAGGAAGAGGTTTATCCTGAATTTTACCCTGATAGTATAAAAAATATTGTTTCTAAAACTAGGTTAGATTATTTGAGTGAATATATATTGAAAAGTACAGATGTTAACATATTTAATGTAAAACAAGAGTTAATAAACAATAAAAATGGTGAGATGCTATATTATAAAAATTATGACTGTACACATTGGAATATGAATGGTGCATTTGTAGGATATACAGAAATAATAAAGCAGTTAAGCAAAAAATATTCTAACTTAAAATGTTATGAGAAAGAAGATTTTGTTATTGAAACTTTAAAATCAAAAGGTGCGATATCACATTTAAGTGAGTTTAATATTCTTAATAAAGCAATGGCTTTTGATGATGAAATATTTAGTTATCATTTAAAAAAAGGATACCAGGCACAACAATCAGCGGAGATGCCAGAAGGGGTGGAAATAGATGTAAATGATAAATATTTCCATTATACAAATACAAATATAGAGAATGAACAGAGTATTCTCATTATTGGTGATTCATACATTTATTCGTTCATATTACCTTTACTAGCAGAACATTTTAGTGAACTTTATTTTGTTAATTATACTTCAGCGCAGGAATTAATGAATCTTCAAAATATAGTACATGCGGATATTGTTTTATATGAATTTGTAGATAGGGCTTTTAATGCAGATATTAGTAAAAATTTAAATTATTTTAAAGATAATAGAGTTGAAAAAACTGATATTAAAGAATTATCGATAGTTGAGGATACACCTGTTTTAAATATTGATAGCCCACTTGCTGAAAATGGTGTATTATGGATTGATGCAAATCAAATGAAACAAAGTATTATAGGCTGGGCTATTGATTCAAAAGCAGAAGCTCTAGCTAGTGATGTATATATGAAAGTAGGTGAAAGCTACTATAGAGTTAACTTTTTTGAAAGACCTGATCTGACATCCATAAAACAAGAATATTTAATGGCTGGTTTTTCGTTAGATATTCCCACAAATGAAATTATCAAAGCAGGCAAGGTTCAGTTTATTATAATTTCAAATGATGGAGTATATCAATATCAACCGGTAGAATTTATTATATCATCGAATTAA
- a CDS encoding DMT family transporter: MKVNKKELCLGIVIIILSSFSTCIGQLMWKLSTDNDTLWLYLIGFVFYGLGALLMIIAFKFGELSILHPMMSIGYILSIFIGATILHEAITWNRILGIGVIVLGMFFLGHSGMKGEG, from the coding sequence ATGAAAGTTAATAAAAAAGAATTATGTTTAGGTATAGTTATAATAATTTTATCATCATTTTCAACATGTATTGGCCAGTTAATGTGGAAATTATCTACGGATAATGATACTTTATGGCTATACCTGATTGGTTTTGTTTTTTATGGTTTAGGAGCTTTGCTTATGATAATTGCATTTAAATTTGGAGAATTATCAATATTGCATCCTATGATGAGTATCGGTTATATATTATCTATTTTTATTGGGGCCACAATACTGCACGAAGCTATTACATGGAATCGAATTCTCGGTATAGGGGTGATTGTATTAGGAATGTTTTTTTTAGGACACAGTGGTATGAAAGGAGAAGGTTGA
- a CDS encoding EamA family transporter: MNILILSILIFIMTVSGTFGALFFKRAINGNDEKIQLIKLILSPYLYIGGASYLLGAFLNIYLLRFMDYSILYPMTSLTYIWTMIVSYKVLGEKMNKYKILAVFFIIAGIIILNIM, from the coding sequence ATGAATATTTTAATCCTTTCTATTTTAATTTTTATTATGACTGTTTCAGGTACTTTTGGAGCATTATTTTTTAAACGTGCTATAAATGGAAATGATGAAAAAATACAACTTATTAAGCTTATACTATCGCCTTACTTATATATTGGGGGGGCAAGTTATTTGTTAGGTGCATTCTTAAATATATATTTGCTCCGATTCATGGATTATTCAATATTATATCCAATGACATCACTTACATATATCTGGACTATGATAGTTTCTTATAAGGTACTAGGTGAAAAAATGAATAAATACAAGATACTTGCTGTTTTCTTTATTATAGCAGGAATCATAATTTTAAATATAATGTAA
- a CDS encoding glycosyltransferase, with protein MTVGLCLITWNEMTGCKNDIPQIDKTKFDQVYCIDGGSTDGTVEYLESQGIKVYKQTKKGLNQACIDGVNYCTCDAFVFYHPKGTIPVEDIYKFRELFEEGYDFVVGSRMMKDSYNEEDSKLIRPRKWFVLGMGLLAKILFKREGNTIWDTLHGFRGMTVKTFKMLKISNFDPSIDIEMVCRSYKYKVKRIEFPTQERPRLAGETHFKAFQTGKKLLKYIWWEMRRKG; from the coding sequence ATGACAGTAGGATTATGTTTAATTACGTGGAATGAAATGACAGGCTGTAAGAATGATATACCTCAAATTGATAAAACTAAATTTGATCAAGTTTATTGTATAGATGGTGGAAGTACAGATGGAACTGTTGAATATTTGGAAAGTCAAGGCATTAAAGTTTATAAGCAGACAAAAAAAGGTTTAAATCAAGCATGTATTGATGGTGTTAATTATTGTACTTGTGATGCTTTTGTTTTTTATCATCCGAAAGGAACTATTCCAGTAGAAGATATATACAAATTTAGAGAGCTTTTTGAAGAGGGCTACGACTTTGTTGTAGGAAGTCGAATGATGAAAGATTCGTATAATGAAGAAGATAGCAAATTAATACGACCTAGAAAATGGTTTGTGCTAGGAATGGGGTTATTAGCAAAGATATTATTTAAACGAGAAGGTAATACAATATGGGACACCCTTCACGGATTTAGAGGTATGACGGTAAAAACGTTCAAAATGCTCAAAATATCAAACTTTGATCCTTCCATTGATATAGAAATGGTATGTCGTAGTTATAAATATAAAGTAAAGCGTATTGAATTTCCAACTCAAGAAAGACCAAGGTTAGCAGGCGAAACACATTTTAAAGCATTTCAAACTGGTAAAAAATTATTAAAATATATATGGTGGGAAATGAGAAGAAAGGGTTAA
- a CDS encoding protoporphyrinogen/coproporphyrinogen oxidase, protein MKVAVLGAGVSGITIAKKLVEKNIDVVVYEKCSEAGGLAKTRITDNYVYDLHGGHIFNSKHKEIVDWVFSFLPKEQWQYSVRNAKIYFNGRYVSYPFELSLSELESEDATNCIYDFMMSQQGDEPDNFHDWLIWNFGQAIAEYYMIPYNAKIWSYSLKEMETRWMQGKMPLPEKKDIIRSLLLKDPKERKMPHSTYYYPLNGGIQTMINALTKGLDIKLNTPVIKIENLNGKWLINGEGNYDRVISTLPLPILSDTIELPNKVISAIRDLKYNSLTTMLYKCPETDLSWLYIPSSDYKSHRVCYQGAFSTYACPTGCSAAIEVIGNKFEVKQDILEKQSIIPAQLGLYDLIDTEYAEFAYVIHDKNYRKNTNIIKDYFNAIDNFDLLGRFATWNYNNMDICMLDAFKLAENINA, encoded by the coding sequence ATGAAAGTTGCAGTATTAGGAGCAGGCGTATCAGGAATTACAATTGCAAAAAAGTTAGTGGAGAAAAATATTGATGTTGTGGTTTATGAAAAATGTAGTGAAGCAGGAGGTCTTGCGAAAACACGTATTACCGATAATTATGTTTATGACTTGCACGGTGGACATATATTTAATTCTAAGCATAAGGAAATTGTAGATTGGGTATTCTCTTTTTTACCAAAAGAGCAGTGGCAATATTCAGTTAGAAATGCTAAAATTTATTTTAATGGTCGATATGTATCATACCCATTTGAATTGTCATTAAGTGAGCTGGAATCAGAAGATGCTACCAATTGTATTTATGATTTTATGATGTCCCAACAAGGAGACGAGCCTGATAACTTTCATGATTGGTTAATTTGGAATTTTGGACAAGCAATTGCTGAGTATTACATGATACCATATAATGCAAAAATCTGGTCATATTCACTTAAAGAGATGGAAACGAGATGGATGCAAGGCAAGATGCCGTTACCAGAAAAGAAAGATATTATCCGTTCACTTTTATTAAAAGATCCAAAAGAGAGGAAAATGCCTCATTCTACATATTACTATCCACTCAATGGCGGTATCCAAACCATGATTAATGCCTTAACAAAGGGATTAGATATAAAACTAAATACGCCTGTAATTAAAATAGAAAATTTGAATGGTAAATGGTTAATTAATGGTGAAGGAAACTATGACAGAGTTATTTCAACTCTCCCGTTACCTATTCTGTCAGATACTATTGAATTACCGAATAAAGTTATTTCTGCTATACGAGACTTAAAATATAACAGTTTAACTACAATGCTTTATAAATGCCCAGAAACAGATTTATCATGGTTATATATTCCATCCAGTGATTATAAATCTCACAGAGTATGTTATCAAGGGGCTTTTTCAACTTATGCATGCCCTACAGGTTGCAGTGCTGCTATTGAAGTTATAGGGAATAAGTTTGAGGTTAAACAAGATATACTTGAAAAACAAAGTATTATCCCTGCGCAACTTGGTTTGTATGACTTAATAGATACAGAATATGCTGAATTTGCTTATGTCATACACGATAAAAATTATAGAAAAAATACAAATATAATAAAAGATTATTTTAATGCAATAGACAATTTCGATTTATTAGGACGATTTGCGACTTGGAATTATAATAATATGGATATATGTATGTTGGATGCATTTAAACTTGCAGAAAATATAAATGCATAA
- a CDS encoding GDP-L-fucose synthase family protein has protein sequence MDKKSKIFVAGHKGLVGSAIMRKLEESGFLNIITRTHKELDLTRQLEVESFFEEEKPDYVFLAAAKVGGIHANATYPADFIMLNMQIQCNVISSCYKNNVKKLMFLGSSCIYPKEAPQPIKEDYLLTSPLEKTNEAYALAKIAGLKACQYYNQQYGTNYISVMPCNLYGINDNFSGENSHVLPALIKKFHEAKVNNSSDVVIWGTGRPLREFLFCDDLADACLYLMKNYSGNDFYNIGYGEEVTIKELAEIIKEVVDYKGELIFDTTKPDGTYRKLTDISRIKDVGWSPKIDLKTGIKLTYDWYMKNVIA, from the coding sequence ATGGATAAAAAGAGTAAGATTTTTGTTGCAGGGCATAAAGGATTAGTGGGCTCTGCAATTATGAGGAAGTTAGAGGAATCAGGTTTTCTTAATATAATTACACGAACTCATAAAGAATTGGATTTGACAAGACAATTAGAAGTGGAATCATTTTTTGAAGAAGAAAAACCGGATTATGTATTTCTTGCTGCAGCTAAGGTTGGAGGCATTCACGCAAACGCTACATATCCAGCTGATTTTATTATGTTAAATATGCAGATTCAATGTAATGTAATAAGTAGTTGCTATAAAAACAATGTAAAAAAGTTAATGTTTTTAGGAAGTTCTTGTATCTATCCTAAAGAAGCTCCGCAACCGATAAAAGAGGACTACTTATTAACTTCACCCTTAGAAAAGACTAATGAAGCTTATGCGTTAGCTAAAATAGCTGGTTTAAAAGCTTGTCAATATTATAATCAGCAATACGGCACGAATTATATCAGTGTTATGCCATGTAATTTGTATGGCATTAATGATAATTTTTCTGGTGAAAATTCACATGTACTTCCAGCATTAATTAAGAAATTTCATGAAGCTAAGGTCAATAACTCTTCAGATGTTGTCATTTGGGGTACTGGAAGACCTTTAAGAGAGTTTTTATTCTGTGATGATTTAGCAGATGCTTGTTTATATTTAATGAAAAATTATTCTGGTAATGATTTTTATAATATTGGATATGGTGAAGAGGTCACTATAAAAGAGTTAGCTGAAATAATAAAAGAAGTAGTTGATTATAAGGGAGAACTTATTTTTGATACTACAAAACCAGACGGTACTTACAGGAAATTAACCGATATAAGTCGTATTAAGGATGTTGGTTGGAGTCCTAAAATAGATTTAAAAACTGGAATTAAGTTAACTTATGATTGGTATATGAAAAATGTAATTGCATAA
- a CDS encoding sugar phosphate nucleotidyltransferase, giving the protein MYTVLLSGGSGKRLWPLSNDLRSKQYIKVINNENCEEQPTSMIQRVWKQLTKAGLSNNCIITASKGQVEIIKSQLGDEIKIAIEPERRNTFPAVALSCSYLKTVLHADENDTVVILPVDPYTDDSYFAKLKEMESILLNSDADIALIGAKPIEPSSKYGYIMPEVSGNESDYIKVKGFREKPTKEGASELIKKGALWNCGVFCFKIKTILDKVKSYGLSDDYYQLYNNYSELPKISFDYEVLEKADNIIAAEFTGTWKDIGTWNALTEQMYNNTIGNVVLHESCENTSIINELKMPIVAIGTKDVVISASVDGILISDKQQSTRIKDCVDNFTYPPMYEERRWGTITVLDTSVRDGIYTSTRKIKIFENMSSSYHYHNDRDEVWTILIGNAEVIINGIKQLYSAGDVIRFPAGTKHAVKSLNGIEFLEVQIGHTFADVDINRITFNWDEIDAK; this is encoded by the coding sequence ATGTATACAGTGTTACTATCAGGCGGTTCAGGTAAAAGGTTATGGCCGTTATCTAATGATTTAAGATCAAAGCAATATATCAAAGTAATTAATAACGAAAATTGTGAAGAACAGCCAACATCCATGATTCAAAGAGTTTGGAAGCAGCTAACTAAGGCCGGCCTATCAAATAATTGTATAATTACAGCTAGTAAAGGTCAAGTTGAAATAATTAAGAGTCAATTGGGTGATGAAATTAAAATAGCCATAGAACCGGAGAGGAGGAATACATTTCCTGCTGTTGCTCTTTCGTGTTCTTACCTAAAAACGGTATTACATGCGGATGAAAATGATACCGTTGTAATATTGCCAGTGGACCCATATACTGATGATTCTTATTTTGCAAAACTAAAAGAAATGGAATCAATTTTATTGAATTCAGACGCTGATATTGCATTAATTGGTGCTAAACCCATAGAGCCGTCATCAAAATATGGATATATAATGCCAGAAGTATCCGGAAATGAATCCGATTATATAAAAGTAAAAGGATTTCGAGAGAAGCCAACCAAAGAAGGAGCTTCAGAGCTTATTAAGAAAGGTGCATTGTGGAACTGCGGTGTTTTTTGTTTTAAAATAAAAACAATATTAGACAAGGTAAAGAGTTATGGTTTATCAGATGACTATTATCAATTATATAATAATTATTCGGAATTACCTAAAATTAGTTTTGACTATGAGGTGTTAGAAAAGGCGGACAATATAATAGCTGCAGAATTTACAGGAACATGGAAGGACATTGGCACTTGGAACGCTTTAACAGAACAAATGTATAATAATACAATCGGTAATGTTGTTTTACATGAAAGTTGTGAGAATACAAGTATAATTAACGAACTTAAAATGCCTATAGTAGCAATCGGTACTAAGGACGTTGTTATATCAGCTTCTGTAGATGGAATATTAATTTCTGATAAACAACAAAGCACTAGAATAAAGGATTGCGTCGATAATTTTACATATCCACCTATGTATGAAGAGCGCAGATGGGGAACTATTACGGTTCTAGATACATCTGTCAGAGATGGCATTTATACTTCAACGAGAAAAATAAAGATATTTGAGAATATGTCTTCTAGCTATCATTATCATAATGATCGTGATGAGGTTTGGACTATCTTAATTGGTAATGCGGAAGTTATTATAAATGGTATTAAGCAACTATATTCAGCAGGGGATGTAATTCGTTTTCCAGCGGGAACAAAACATGCGGTCAAATCATTAAATGGAATAGAATTTTTAGAAGTTCAAATTGGTCATACATTTGCAGATGTTGATATTAATAGAATCACATTCAACTGGGATGAGATAGATGCAAAATAA
- the gmd gene encoding GDP-mannose 4,6-dehydratase has translation MKKALITGINGQDGSYLAEFLLDKGYEVFGIIRRSSVNNTERIEHLFLEELNQTNNRLKLVHGDMTDSMNVVRIISEIQPDEIYNLAAQSHVAVSFEEPEYTANADGIGTLRVLEAVRIAGLTETTKIYQASTSELFGKVEEIPQKETTPFHPRSPYAVAKMYGYWITKHYREAYGMFAVNGILFNHESERRGETFVTRKITLAAARISLGLQKKVSLGNLNSKRDWGYAKDYVECMWMILQHDKPEDFVIATGETRTVREFCTFAFKHVGIEIEWQGEGIEEVGIDKVTGRVVIDVSPQYFRPAEVDLLLGDPTKAKTLLGWDPRKTSFEDLVRIMVESDLDLVKSQKTLRRAFD, from the coding sequence ATGAAGAAAGCACTAATAACAGGTATCAATGGACAAGATGGATCCTATCTTGCTGAATTTTTACTGGATAAAGGTTATGAAGTATTTGGCATAATTCGAAGATCATCCGTAAACAATACGGAAAGAATTGAACATTTATTTTTAGAAGAGCTGAATCAAACTAATAACAGATTAAAACTAGTTCATGGAGACATGACTGATTCTATGAATGTTGTTCGTATCATTAGTGAAATACAGCCAGATGAAATATACAATCTCGCAGCTCAGTCTCATGTTGCGGTTTCATTTGAAGAACCGGAATATACCGCTAATGCTGATGGAATTGGTACCTTACGTGTTTTAGAAGCTGTCCGTATAGCTGGATTAACCGAGACTACTAAAATATATCAAGCTTCAACTTCAGAATTATTTGGTAAAGTTGAAGAAATTCCACAAAAGGAGACAACACCTTTTCATCCGAGGTCACCTTACGCTGTTGCAAAAATGTATGGATATTGGATAACAAAGCATTATAGAGAAGCATATGGTATGTTTGCAGTAAATGGTATTTTATTTAATCACGAATCTGAGCGTCGTGGAGAAACATTTGTAACCAGAAAGATTACATTGGCAGCAGCAAGAATATCGCTTGGACTACAAAAGAAAGTATCATTAGGTAATTTAAATTCTAAACGTGATTGGGGCTATGCTAAAGACTATGTTGAATGCATGTGGATGATTTTACAACATGATAAACCTGAAGATTTTGTAATTGCAACTGGAGAAACACGTACTGTCAGAGAATTTTGTACTTTTGCTTTTAAACACGTTGGTATTGAAATTGAATGGCAAGGAGAAGGGATTGAAGAAGTAGGTATAGATAAGGTAACAGGAAGAGTAGTTATTGATGTAAGTCCTCAATACTTCAGGCCAGCAGAAGTGGATTTGTTATTGGGGGATCCTACAAAAGCAAAAACGCTTCTTGGATGGGATCCAAGAAAGACATCTTTTGAAGACTTAGTCAGAATAATGGTAGAAAGCGATTTAGATTTAGTTAAATCACAAAAAACACTAAGAAGAGCATTTGATTGA
- a CDS encoding O-antigen ligase family protein codes for MTNIITKIFNKLLYLCTILFIFEMFIGFNGKMLILLGTPIRYILFGIVFSGLLVKTIINLVTEITYITTKESHPCYKEKVRINKISIFIDLVKNYFTFFDFILALFLLLNIIYVFVVPFFSGTSIIQSLKETKAVLLVLCYFPIVILIKLNKFPWEKYRKAIKVNVILLALVHIIFYVGEVIAGDATFVLNLFLKWEEITYGYSQRPLVMMPKDGIRIIYSTGILLVLIFYFTIDSLKIKDIAILIPLGICAIFTTNTKSLIFGIVGGMVVIGGMLIFKHIKFKQASLFRNFIILITVTAVYAFIIDTTMFNNYVFSRISVTFATATQNEDFSDNTMFEVSRDSQILVGTKKSNETRLIQIKQLLNTWKERPLFGWGYGSSAINYLRSSEEVPYIYEMTGVALLMKIGITGIMLWLSYCLYLLWYILRNVLRNERVIAVTFIAVALGISTQFNPYLFGMPGMALLLFCFIEIKSGNLLE; via the coding sequence ATGACTAATATTATTACTAAGATATTTAATAAATTATTATATCTATGCACCATACTATTTATTTTTGAAATGTTTATAGGTTTTAATGGAAAGATGCTGATTTTACTAGGCACACCTATCAGATATATTTTATTTGGAATCGTATTTAGTGGTCTGTTAGTTAAAACTATTATAAATCTTGTAACTGAAATAACTTATATAACTACTAAAGAGAGTCATCCATGCTACAAAGAAAAAGTACGAATAAACAAAATTAGCATATTCATAGATCTCGTAAAAAACTACTTTACATTTTTTGATTTTATATTAGCTCTTTTTCTATTATTAAATATAATTTATGTGTTTGTAGTTCCATTTTTTTCAGGTACATCTATTATTCAAAGCCTTAAGGAAACCAAAGCAGTCCTTTTGGTTCTTTGTTATTTTCCTATTGTTATCTTAATAAAATTAAATAAATTCCCATGGGAAAAATATAGGAAAGCAATAAAAGTCAATGTGATTTTATTAGCTCTTGTACATATTATATTTTATGTTGGGGAAGTAATTGCAGGAGATGCGACATTTGTATTAAATTTATTTCTGAAATGGGAAGAAATAACCTATGGATATTCCCAGCGTCCACTAGTTATGATGCCCAAGGATGGAATTCGCATCATTTACTCCACTGGAATTTTGTTGGTTCTCATCTTTTATTTTACAATAGATTCGCTCAAAATTAAGGATATTGCAATTTTAATCCCTTTGGGAATATGTGCAATTTTTACAACAAACACCAAGTCTTTAATATTTGGAATAGTAGGCGGTATGGTAGTTATTGGGGGAATGCTAATATTTAAGCATATAAAGTTCAAGCAAGCCTCTTTATTTAGGAACTTTATAATCTTAATTACGGTGACAGCGGTATATGCTTTCATTATAGATACGACAATGTTTAATAATTATGTATTTTCAAGAATATCAGTAACATTTGCAACAGCCACTCAAAATGAAGATTTTAGTGATAACACAATGTTTGAGGTATCAAGAGATTCCCAAATTTTAGTTGGAACAAAGAAGTCTAATGAGACTAGGTTAATACAAATTAAGCAATTGCTCAACACCTGGAAAGAACGACCATTATTCGGATGGGGTTATGGAAGTTCAGCTATAAATTATTTAAGAAGTTCAGAAGAAGTGCCGTATATTTATGAGATGACAGGTGTTGCACTGCTGATGAAGATAGGTATAACTGGTATCATGCTGTGGTTAAGCTATTGTCTTTATCTATTATGGTATATATTAAGGAATGTGCTAAGAAATGAGAGAGTAATAGCTGTAACATTTATTGCTGTAGCTCTGGGAATTAGCACGCAGTTTAACCCATATTTATTTGGAATGCCGGGTATGGCTCTATTATTATTTTGTTTTATTGAAATTAAGAGTGGGAATTTGTTAGAATAA
- a CDS encoding C39 family peptidase has product MRKKQKFTIFIICILLIGITGFGYAITHKTEVKNQLRRFQYFIELSERKNEVPEYKVILKNYNKYPTDLLQLALDNVEAVEFVKDYINEKDKSIDINLIDDFNYDNVPLLIQWDKRWGYSSYGDNIIGINGCGPTCMSMVYTALTGDVSMNPKAMSEFCMESGFYNENGTIWTFMTEGARILGIYSREAELNEEGMIKELDNNHLIILSMKPGDFTQSGHFIVITGYDNNTFSIHDPNSILRSNKAWDYNTLKNQTKKMWIFSADTM; this is encoded by the coding sequence TTGAGAAAGAAACAAAAGTTTACTATATTTATTATATGTATTTTGCTAATTGGGATAACTGGATTCGGTTATGCAATTACCCATAAGACCGAAGTAAAAAATCAACTAAGACGCTTTCAATATTTTATAGAATTAAGTGAAAGAAAGAATGAAGTGCCCGAATATAAAGTCATATTGAAGAATTATAATAAGTATCCGACTGACCTTCTACAATTAGCACTAGATAATGTGGAGGCAGTAGAGTTCGTAAAAGACTATATTAATGAAAAAGATAAGTCAATCGATATTAACTTAATTGATGACTTTAATTATGATAATGTGCCGCTATTAATACAATGGGACAAGCGCTGGGGATACTCCAGTTATGGTGATAATATAATCGGAATTAACGGATGTGGTCCGACCTGTATGTCTATGGTATACACTGCGCTTACAGGTGACGTATCTATGAATCCTAAGGCGATGTCAGAATTTTGTATGGAATCTGGTTTTTACAATGAGAATGGAACAATATGGACGTTTATGACAGAGGGTGCAAGAATTCTTGGTATTTATTCCAGAGAAGCGGAGTTAAATGAAGAAGGGATGATAAAGGAATTAGATAATAATCATCTAATTATCTTGAGTATGAAACCAGGCGACTTTACTCAGAGTGGTCATTTTATTGTTATTACTGGTTATGACAACAATACTTTTTCCATTCATGATCCAAACAGTATATTACGCAGTAATAAAGCGTGGGATTATAATACTCTCAAAAACCAAACGAAGAAGATGTGGATATTTTCTGCAGATACAATGTGA